A stretch of Aureispira sp. CCB-E DNA encodes these proteins:
- the arsM gene encoding arsenosugar biosynthesis arsenite methyltransferase ArsM produces MEKHYLETTKNVYKQAAETPDVGLCCTTTPIWQLPGLEIPSIMLEMNYGCGSTVNPRDLVNNPKVLYVGVGGGMELLQFAYFNRQPSGVIGVDVVDEMLTASRQNFKEAETLNPWFKSEFIDLKKGDALNLPVEDASIDVAAQNCLFNIFKLDDLKKALEEIYRTLKPHGRLVMSDPICEQHMPEELRHDDRLRALCLSGSIPLQSYIDMITSVGFGTVEIRAKRPYRILDPKHYATDQLIYIESVEVCAIKDPMPADGPCVFTGKTAIYYGNEAFFDDQKGHTLLQNQPIAICDKTAKALLDLERDDIFISESTYFYDGGGCC; encoded by the coding sequence ATGGAAAAACACTATTTAGAAACTACTAAAAATGTCTATAAACAGGCGGCAGAAACACCTGATGTAGGGCTTTGTTGTACGACAACACCTATTTGGCAATTGCCTGGATTAGAAATTCCTTCAATTATGTTGGAAATGAACTATGGTTGTGGCAGTACCGTCAACCCAAGGGATTTGGTTAATAATCCCAAAGTTTTATATGTTGGTGTTGGTGGCGGGATGGAATTACTCCAATTTGCCTACTTTAACCGTCAACCTTCTGGTGTTATTGGCGTGGATGTAGTAGATGAAATGCTAACAGCCTCCCGTCAAAACTTCAAAGAAGCTGAAACGCTAAATCCGTGGTTCAAATCCGAATTCATTGATTTAAAAAAAGGAGATGCACTAAATCTGCCCGTAGAAGATGCTTCTATTGATGTTGCTGCTCAAAATTGCCTGTTCAACATCTTCAAACTAGATGACCTTAAGAAGGCTTTAGAAGAAATCTATCGTACATTGAAGCCTCATGGACGTTTAGTCATGTCAGATCCAATCTGCGAGCAGCATATGCCAGAAGAATTACGCCACGATGATCGACTACGTGCACTGTGTCTAAGTGGGTCAATTCCTTTACAATCTTATATTGATATGATTACCAGTGTGGGATTTGGAACCGTCGAAATACGCGCCAAGCGCCCCTATCGAATCTTAGACCCCAAGCACTATGCAACAGATCAATTGATCTACATCGAGAGTGTAGAGGTTTGTGCGATAAAAGACCCTATGCCCGCTGACGGTCCTTGTGTATTTACAGGGAAAACCGCCATTTATTACGGCAACGAAGCCTTTTTTGACGATCAAAAAGGGCATACCTTATTACAAAATCAACCCATTGCTATTTGTGACAAAACGGCTAAAGCCTTGTTAGATTTGGAGCGTGATGATATTTTCATTTCCGAATCTACTTACTTCTATGATGGAGGAGGTTGTTGTTAG
- a CDS encoding tail fiber domain-containing protein, translated as MNNFYKLLAIPALVASASLGLNAQNVGIGTNTPHTSAKLHITDANRGVLIPQISIGNINSPAPVTTPATGLLVWNTNATTIGGGGEGFYYWAGTQWTRLSTSAGTDNQNLTSATLTGTNLTINIEDGASTSVDLSALVNDADFVIGNEYNTGASLSGTNLNITDGGGTRTVNLASLVNDADFVVGNEYNTGASLSGTNLNITDGGGTRTVNLASLVNDADFVVGNEYNTGASLSGTNLNITDGGGTRTVNLASLNESGRNGLRNVGNFIHLGGTLIENTTVSANTFAMNFNLNNTGDFNIQDNGVNKFTVLDNGTSRFGGDVEWRDGNTGGTLLANLFDDGNDGRFIIRENGATSVDLDANSQFIFNEQGLDRNLRIESDGDANNFFSDAGTNRVGIGTGTPAQKLHVVGVTRVSTLAGTGNRMVIANANGDLATQAIPANGDITAVNAGAGIVGGGTTGTVTLTAAADNGLYVNAGADRIRLGGTLVENTTITNPNSQFVFNLSNTGDFHIQDNGINHFSAFDDGNTAFGGDVYWRDENTGGTILAQLIDDGNDGRFIIRENGVTSVDLDANSQFIFNEQGLDRNFRIESDGNANMFFVDAGMNRVSVGTATSAGTFNVLGNSYHSDDIYLRDGAVNGGDILVRIFDSADDGIIDVYENNAMNHRIHGNGTSVFNEQGNNNADVRMESDTRTNMFWLDADENLVRFGTASTFSDNGNGTTVGGTTVDYVADFDRGIGATGTAIGIGSVEYLLDNSSETTINNAFSPTTHINRDLGFSTTVRGWDDVYADNFVNISDLREKEDIKELSYGLEEVLKMRPVSYVLKQDPFGDRKLGLIAQEALVLVPEAVKTHDNKILDEAKPEEYTRIELERMGMTYQQLIPVLIKATQEQQAQIEALKAEIEALK; from the coding sequence ATGAACAACTTTTACAAGCTTCTTGCAATACCTGCATTGGTAGCTAGCGCAAGCCTAGGTCTAAATGCCCAAAATGTAGGTATCGGAACAAACACCCCACACACAAGTGCAAAACTGCACATTACAGACGCCAACCGAGGCGTATTAATCCCCCAAATTTCAATTGGCAATATCAACTCACCAGCCCCCGTCACTACTCCAGCAACAGGTCTCTTAGTATGGAATACCAATGCAACTACAATTGGCGGTGGTGGAGAAGGGTTTTATTATTGGGCAGGTACTCAATGGACTCGATTATCAACTAGCGCTGGAACAGATAACCAAAACTTAACAAGTGCCACTCTTACAGGCACCAACTTAACCATCAATATTGAAGATGGAGCTTCTACGTCAGTTGATTTATCCGCTCTTGTTAACGATGCCGACTTTGTGATTGGTAACGAATACAATACTGGCGCTTCGCTTTCTGGCACCAATCTGAACATTACCGATGGTGGTGGTACGAGAACCGTTAATTTAGCCTCTTTGGTCAACGATGCCGACTTTGTAGTTGGTAACGAATACAATACTGGTGCTTCGCTTTCTGGCACCAATCTGAACATTACCGATGGCGGTGGTACGAGAACCGTTAATTTAGCCTCTTTGGTCAACGATGCCGACTTTGTAGTTGGTAACGAATACAATACCGGTGCTTCGCTTTCTGGCACCAATCTGAACATTACCGATGGTGGTGGTACGAGAACCGTTAATTTAGCCTCTTTAAATGAATCTGGTCGAAATGGTTTGCGAAATGTAGGCAACTTTATACACTTAGGAGGTACGCTTATCGAAAATACAACCGTTTCTGCCAACACATTTGCTATGAATTTTAACCTTAACAATACTGGTGATTTTAATATTCAAGACAATGGCGTTAACAAATTTACAGTCTTAGATAATGGCACATCTAGATTTGGTGGGGACGTTGAATGGAGAGATGGCAATACTGGTGGTACACTATTAGCAAACTTGTTTGATGATGGTAACGATGGTCGTTTTATCATCCGAGAAAATGGAGCTACATCAGTAGACTTAGATGCTAATAGCCAATTTATCTTCAACGAACAAGGCTTAGACCGCAACCTTAGAATTGAATCGGATGGAGATGCAAATAACTTTTTCTCAGATGCAGGAACTAATAGAGTTGGTATTGGAACAGGCACACCTGCTCAAAAATTACATGTCGTTGGTGTAACCAGAGTTTCAACATTGGCAGGAACAGGCAATCGCATGGTTATTGCCAATGCCAATGGAGATTTGGCGACTCAAGCTATTCCTGCTAATGGGGATATTACTGCTGTTAATGCTGGTGCAGGGATTGTTGGAGGTGGAACGACAGGAACAGTTACTCTAACTGCTGCTGCTGACAACGGTCTTTATGTTAATGCTGGTGCCGATCGAATTCGCTTGGGAGGTACATTAGTTGAAAACACAACCATTACTAATCCTAATAGTCAATTCGTATTTAATTTATCCAATACTGGAGATTTTCACATTCAAGACAATGGCATCAATCACTTTTCTGCTTTTGATGATGGAAACACAGCATTCGGTGGAGATGTTTACTGGCGAGACGAAAATACAGGAGGTACTATCCTTGCTCAACTAATTGACGATGGCAATGATGGTCGTTTTATCATTCGAGAAAACGGGGTAACTTCTGTAGATTTAGATGCTAACAGCCAATTCATCTTCAATGAGCAAGGGCTAGATAGAAATTTCCGTATAGAATCGGATGGCAATGCCAACATGTTCTTTGTAGATGCAGGCATGAACAGAGTATCTGTTGGAACAGCAACCTCTGCTGGTACATTTAATGTTTTAGGCAACTCATACCACTCTGATGACATCTATCTAAGAGATGGCGCTGTAAACGGTGGCGATATACTTGTTCGTATTTTTGACTCTGCTGATGATGGAATCATTGATGTTTACGAAAACAATGCTATGAATCACCGCATTCATGGTAATGGTACTTCTGTATTTAATGAGCAAGGCAATAACAACGCTGATGTTCGTATGGAGTCCGACACAAGAACAAATATGTTTTGGTTAGATGCTGATGAGAACTTAGTTCGATTTGGTACGGCTTCTACTTTTTCTGATAATGGCAATGGAACTACAGTAGGTGGAACAACTGTTGATTATGTTGCTGACTTTGATCGTGGTATTGGTGCTACAGGAACCGCGATTGGGATAGGTTCGGTAGAGTATTTGTTGGATAACTCCTCAGAAACAACTATTAACAATGCCTTCTCTCCGACTACACACATCAATAGAGATTTAGGTTTTTCTACAACTGTACGTGGATGGGACGATGTTTATGCTGATAATTTTGTTAATATTTCTGATTTAAGAGAAAAGGAAGACATCAAAGAGTTAAGCTATGGCTTAGAAGAAGTACTAAAAATGCGTCCTGTCTCTTATGTATTAAAACAAGATCCTTTTGGAGATAGAAAATTAGGGTTGATTGCTCAAGAAGCATTGGTTTTGGTTCCTGAAGCAGTCAAAACGCACGACAACAAAATTTTGGATGAAGCAAAACCAGAAGAATACACAAGAATAGAATTGGAACGTATGGGTATGACTTACCAACAGTTAATCCCTGTTTTAATCAAAGCAACTCAAGAACAACAAGCTCAAATTGAAGCACTAAAAGCAGAAATTGAGGCACTTAAGTAA
- a CDS encoding glycosyltransferase translates to MIEEWEIPSNYSFRTTVSVIIAARNEADNIQQCLEAILAQSYPSELLDIWIVNDHSEDQTADIVHSFHHKNIHLLNLPPNQRGKKQAIQFAIQHSKGDLIVTTDADCSMGTDWLKYIVSYYQEYPSKLIAAPVSFHRENSIFELFQTLDFMGMMAVSGAGIKGRFMNLCNGANLAYERTAFDAVNGFEGIDHLASGDDMLLMQKIAAQYPNQIAYLKNKQAQTLTYAKPTVKTFLQQRIRWASKSGAYTNWQTIVILAIVWILCLSMIVDLLLTPFNYLFLFWFVFKFIAKGFADFFFLGMMTSFFDRPKLMRAFIPSLFFHWWYISVVGLLGNIIKRYEWKGRKVR, encoded by the coding sequence TTGATAGAAGAGTGGGAAATCCCCTCTAATTATTCCTTTCGAACAACTGTTAGTGTTATTATTGCAGCAAGAAACGAAGCGGATAATATTCAACAATGCTTAGAAGCCATTTTAGCCCAGTCCTACCCTTCTGAATTATTAGATATTTGGATTGTCAATGACCACTCCGAAGATCAAACTGCTGATATTGTCCATTCATTTCATCATAAAAATATCCACCTACTAAACTTACCACCGAACCAAAGAGGAAAAAAGCAAGCCATTCAATTCGCTATTCAGCATTCTAAAGGAGACTTGATAGTGACTACAGATGCAGACTGTAGCATGGGTACAGACTGGCTCAAATATATCGTTAGTTATTACCAAGAATATCCATCCAAGCTAATTGCTGCCCCTGTTTCTTTTCATCGAGAAAACTCAATCTTTGAGTTATTTCAAACATTAGATTTTATGGGAATGATGGCTGTTTCGGGAGCAGGCATAAAAGGGCGATTTATGAACTTATGCAATGGTGCAAATTTGGCTTATGAAAGAACTGCTTTTGATGCTGTTAATGGATTTGAAGGAATTGACCATCTAGCTTCAGGAGATGATATGCTATTGATGCAAAAAATTGCGGCACAATACCCGAATCAAATTGCTTATCTCAAAAACAAGCAAGCACAAACCTTGACCTATGCCAAACCAACTGTCAAAACCTTTCTTCAACAACGCATCCGTTGGGCTTCCAAATCTGGTGCGTATACCAATTGGCAGACAATAGTTATCCTTGCCATTGTTTGGATTTTATGCCTTAGTATGATTGTTGATCTTTTGCTAACTCCTTTCAATTATTTATTCCTGTTTTGGTTTGTTTTCAAATTTATCGCCAAAGGTTTTGCAGACTTCTTTTTTCTAGGAATGATGACTTCTTTCTTTGATCGACCCAAACTAATGCGAGCGTTTATTCCCTCTTTGTTTTTTCATTGGTGGTATATTTCAGTAGTCGGCTTACTAGGAAATATTATCAAACGATACGAGTGGAAAGGAAGAAAAGTACGATAA
- a CDS encoding DUF6122 family protein codes for MDISTLKLLQVLTHYGLHFIAPSILAYIFFRDKWRKAWLLMALTIVVDADHLLANPIFDPNRCSIGFHPLHTWPAMLLYCFLCFFPKTRIIGLGLLFHMLTDYQDCMWSTYIQSLDRTMH; via the coding sequence ATGGATATATCCACACTTAAATTACTTCAAGTTTTAACTCATTACGGATTACATTTTATAGCTCCTAGTATTCTTGCTTATATTTTTTTTAGAGACAAATGGCGAAAAGCATGGTTGTTAATGGCGTTGACAATTGTAGTTGATGCAGACCATTTGTTGGCTAATCCTATCTTTGATCCCAATCGATGTAGCATAGGTTTCCATCCCTTGCATACTTGGCCAGCGATGTTATTGTATTGTTTTCTGTGTTTTTTTCCAAAAACGAGAATAATAGGTTTGGGATTATTATTTCATATGTTGACCGATTATCAAGATTGTATGTGGAGTACTTATATTCAATCCTTGGATAGAACAATGCACTAA